The proteins below are encoded in one region of Girardinichthys multiradiatus isolate DD_20200921_A chromosome 19, DD_fGirMul_XY1, whole genome shotgun sequence:
- the LOC124855581 gene encoding lysophosphatidylserine lipase ABHD12-like: MKKFLSFLLTTYVSVPVILYLFPWILSHAIFSHLLRFPYFVDLRRPQDVLNHTCNFYLSTEEGVSVGVWHTLPVSQWDAAAGKNLDWYHETLGDGRPVIIYLHGNVGTRAISHRVELVKILSAAGYHVLSLDYRGFGDSTGDPSEAGLTSDALYLYYWAKTRSRGSMLCLWGHSLGSGVATNAAVRIQEQEGYAVDALILEAPYTRIGEAVANHPLAKMYMFLPGFESLLWNILERINISFANDKNVKTLSSPLLILHSEDDNVVPFHMGQKLYQISLQAQRESSRNTRIQMVSYRANLRLSHSHIYLDPNLSDVVRRFLQNLT, encoded by the exons atgaAGAAATTTCTGTCATTTCTGCTGACTACTTATGTTTCAGTTCCTGTTATTCTCTACCTGTTCCCCTGGATACTGAGCCATGCCATATTTTCTCACCTGT TGAGGTTTCCATACTTTGTGGATCTCCGTAGACCTCAAGATGTCCTGAACCACACTTGCAACTTCTACCTCAGCACAGAGGAGGGTGTCTCAGTGGGAGTGTG GCACACACTCCCTGTGAGCCAATGGGATGCAGCTGCTGGGAAAAATCTTGACTGGTACCATGAAACCCTGGGAGACGGGCGTCCTGTTATTATCTACCTCCATGGAAACGTAGGGACCAG GGCGATCAGTCATAGAGTGGAGCTGGTGAAG attctGAGTGCTGCAGGGTACCATGTCTTGTCTTTAGACTACAGAG GATTTGGAGATTCCACTGGAGACCCCAGCGAGGCTGGTTTGACCAGCGACGCCCTCTACCTGTATTACTGGGCAAAGACACGAAGCAGAGGGAGCATGCTCTGTCTGTGGGGACACTCTCTGGGCTCTGG AGTGGCAACCAACGCTGCAGTAAGAATACAGGAACAAG AAGGATATGCTGTCGATGCTTTAATCCTTGAAGCTCCATACACAAGAATTGGAGAAGCTGTAGCAAACCATCCACTTGCCAAG ATGTACATGTTCCTGCCAGGCTTTGAGAGCTTGCTCTGGAACATACTGGAAAGGATCAACATATCATTTGCCAATGATAAAAA TGTAAAGACACTGAGCAGTCCACTTCTAATCTTGCATTCAGAGGATGACAACGTTGTTCCGTTTCACATGGGTCAGAAG CTGTACCAGATATCACTGCAAGCCCAGAGGGAATCCAGCAGAAATACTCGAATCCAAATGGTCTCCTACAGGGCAAACCTCAGACTGTCCCACAGCCACATCTACTTGGACCCCAATTTGTCAGATGTGGTACG GAGATTTCTACAAAACTTGACATAA